In Lolium rigidum isolate FL_2022 chromosome 3, APGP_CSIRO_Lrig_0.1, whole genome shotgun sequence, the genomic window gtagcgaaagcactagactaaaatcccgtgtgtcctcgagaacgtttggtcattataagtaaacaaaccggcttgtcctttgtgctaaaaggattgggccactcgctgcaattgttactctcgcactttacttactcgtactttattcatccgttacatcaaaactccccgaatacttgtctgtgagcatttacagtgaatccttcatcgaaactgcttgtcaacaccttctgctcctcgttgggatcgacattcttacttatcgaagatactacgatacaccccctatacttgtgggtcatcatggcgcATCGTCCTAGTGGTATCGTGTTGTTTCTCTCAGCCACATCGGCGATGCCCTCGCTGCATGGTGGCCGAGGCTCTTGGTGGTGTCAGCCTTATGAGATGGCGACAGCGTCGGTCTTGAGCACAGATGGGCACGGTTGGGTGGTGTGTGGTTCATCCTAAGTGAAAACCTTGCTCCGATTTTGGCCGGAGCCGACGATGGAAATACCTTTGGGTATTGTATATCTCAGTGGTGGCATTTTCCGTGGGAGCGGGACTATGTCGTACTGGTTTGTGAGTCTTTAAGGGAAACCCTGGATTCTCGGATCAGTAGATGGTGGCACTCTGAGTGTCTCTCCCCtccatggggggcatcatatcGAAGATGCTATTATGTTGCAACCGCTGCACTTCTCGTTTCCTCGCGGGTGGCTCCATAAGAAACCTTAGATCTGGGTCTCCTGGATCGAACGATGGTTATGGCCTCTACCACGCTCCCTTTTGGGGCATCGTTTTAGAGCAGATGTTGGTTGGAGGGGTCTAGAGGTGGAGCGGCATGGATTCTTCCGCATCAAATACTGCGGGTCTCGGTGGTATGGAAGATATCAATGGATGAGATTTGAAGAGAGCAACCTGGACAGGCCTATAAAAATACTTTCCTTCCATCCCTGTAGCTTCCATGTCAATAAGAGGTTGCAAATGGATCTTTGTCAACTTCCAAAAATGACGTGTAAAACCCAAATACTTGCATGGGAAAGTTCCCATGCTTCCAAGAAAGTGGGACAAGACATGATCCCTAACAATTCCATCAAACCAAATAGGAAGACCTTAGTTATTCTAGGTTAATTAGCACCAATACAACTAGCATCCATGAAAAAAACTTTATTCTAGGTTAGCACCAATCCCACTAGCATCGATGAGAAcaactgaggattccagcgatgagAAACTACTCGCTATTAGGGTTTGCAAAAATTGCCACATCATCGGCGTACATGGAGAGACCTATGGTGCCTTCCTCACTGCAATATGACACAATATATCTAACTCTGTGGTCTTGAAGAAAATCTTATGGAGTGGATTGATGGAAGTAATGAAATGCATGGGGGAAACGAACCCCACTGTCAAAGCCCATGAGCATGGCAAAAGGCTGCCCCTAGATGCTTGTTCAGTTGAACTATGGATGAGGAGGAGCCAAAGAGAAGGGTAATACAATCTTGGCACCACTAACCAAATCCCAGAGCTTCAAGAACCTCTAGCAAGTATGGACAACCCACGGAGAGTCATATACATTAGAGAGTTTATGAGCAGATTCCAAACATGGAGAAAATTATCATGTATGCAGGTCAGTCCACAAATTCACTAAACCAGACCAAGATCATGTCCTTGTGGATAGGAGTCGTCCAAGCTGTAATAATCTTGGTTAAGATCCTGGTAAAACTATGCCCAAGACTTATAATCTGGACTTCCCAATCTACTCGGCATCCACTTGCTtaggcaaaaaaaaaatcctagatggGTTGAGAAGGTCAATACAAGACCCTTGCATTTCAGAAACCTAATAGATACATTTATGAAAAATTATTTTGAGCCTTGAATTTTTATGAAAGTTACAAAGGAATTTGAGATTTTTGGCAATCTCGGTCACCCCACATCACATTGTTTGGTAAAATAAGTATATTAACATCAAGAATATATGAATTATACCTAGACTTTGCACTAACACAATATCAAGAGCTAGTCAAAAAAATTACTCAACAAAGTTATtataaaaatagaaagaaaaggcAACCAACATAAGAGCTGCATCAAACACCAATGAGGGCAACCTAGggtaataggactggttggtcgCTTCGCTGCCCCCGTAGCACGGCCACCTTTGAGAAGAACTAGGGACGCTGCCGGCTGCCCCAACGTCTGTGTAGAGCCGTTGCAGCACGCCATCCATGAGGGCTCCTGCAGAGCAAGGAGAAAAGCATGCTGCCTCCATCCACCAACCAGGTTTTGCCTACCGGCTTCCTACATGCAACGACGAGATGAGAGGTGAGGGGAGGAGACTGGAGGCAACGATGGCTAGGGTTTCACCCGGCCGCCTAGAGCGACTGAGGCAATCATGTAAAGGAAAACGAAAACTCCACCCTGCATCACATAAGTTGTGCCATCTGTGTACTAGAGCATGTTAATTTTTCAATAAAGAATGTTTTATTAATTAAAATTTTAAACATTACATCAGGCCTCTACATGACTAAAAATGCACACAGCTACAACATATCCAGGAAAATAAATACGAAAAAGGCAAAACACAAGTTACCATCGATACAAAATACTCTTGTCAAATGCATGACTAGATCATATTAATGTCTCCATAGATACAGAATACTCATGTCCGTGAAACAGGTAACAAGGATCGACCATGAAGGTTTATTTGTTGAACTGAAAGCAACTGAGAGTTACAACCCACGGAAGGACAATGGTGTTGCAAAATTGAAGACATTACGAGCTTTAGGGCTTCACATTATTTTAGCCGACACGACAACGAACGACGAACGTAGACGAGAGGGACCTTGACGAAGACATATCACGGTGTGAAGCCCAACGAAGAATCTGGTTGTCGATCACAGAAGACTCAGCTCGGCGAGCTCGCCACATAGCTCGATCACTCGAACGTGCCGGGGTGCTCGCTCTGCATCTTGACCACCTGCTGCCACGACGGGCGGCTGGAGATGGCGTCGTACCACCTGGCAACGTGCTTCTTGGAGGTGAAGAGCTTCCTGCCCCTCTGGGTGCTGGTGATGTAGTGGGAGCTTGGCAAGTGGGACAGGTCGGCGAGGGTGAACTCGTCGCCGGCGAGATACTGGTTCTTGGCCAGGATCTCATCATAAACACAGAGCATCTGCTGCAGCTTCCTCTCGTTCTCAGTGATGTGGGCCTCGTCGGGGATCAAATTCAGCTGCGGCGCGAACGCTAGGTGGAAGACAAGCTGGGAGCTCGGGCCGTCAAAGCTCTGAGCTTCCGCTTGGAGCCATTGTTCAATGGATGCGCGCTCCAGTGATCCAGTGCCGTAGATCGCGCGGTTGCCGTCTTCCGGGAACTGGGTGCACAGGTATCGGCATATAGCCCTTGAATCTGCGACAAGAATAAAAGAACCACAATGCCTAATTATGTGCTCCAGTCCATATGGTATCTAAAGAGTGAGTTTTAATTATGAGGTACTTATATCAGCTACATGTGACGGTAAGATCaataaaaaaaatccattgttcgaAAAAAGTGTTAAAAATATTTAAGCAAGAATAATTAGCCATCAAAGGTGCTTATGTTGACACTTGACAATATTTCAGTTTTTATGATGGTTGTGACAATCAAGTTAAGACAAAATTAGCAAGAACTTTGAAACACAAGAATTGATGACATCTTTGGAGAAAATTTATATGAGAAAGCATGGCATTTTATTCGAAATGGAGGAAGTAACCGGCCTATGCATCGAAGAGATGCATATGTCATTTTTATTAATTTATTCAATAAAGGCCTGACAAAGATCATACAAAATGAGAAAGCATGACATACTATATAGAAACTTAAATTTGCGCTCATGGGTACTTAAAATAAAATGTGACATGGTATATCCACTGTCCCCGATCAAGTGAGTTAGAGCCGTTTCATCGGAAACTTAATTTCACATGAATTTCGCAGAAAAAATAAAATCCcacaaaaaactaaaaataaaagaCGTGCATTTCAAGCGGGGACAATTGTCTATGTGCAAGTGTGATCTTACCAACATGAGTTTTGTCACCATGCTTGAAAGTCACTTGTCCAGTAGGATCCTGCGGAGAGAGACAGTCGTCAATAGTGAAATTACGAACCCAAATTAACCAAGAAAGTGCACCATGGACGGAGCTGCCAGGCATATATACGTACCCGAAGCTTGATGAACTCGGGGAGCTTGtgctccttcttgaaggtgtcgaTGCGGACGAGCTCGAACTCGAGGTCCTTCTCGAAGAGGCAGGTCAGCACCCTCGCCACGTCCGTCGACGCTGGCTGCCCGAATACCTGCAA contains:
- the LOC124696510 gene encoding glutathione S-transferase F8, chloroplastic-like — encoded protein: MAAGLQVFGQPASTDVARVLTCLFEKDLEFELVRIDTFKKEHKLPEFIKLRDPTGQVTFKHGDKTHVDSRAICRYLCTQFPEDGNRAIYGTGSLERASIEQWLQAEAQSFDGPSSQLVFHLAFAPQLNLIPDEAHITENERKLQQMLCVYDEILAKNQYLAGDEFTLADLSHLPSSHYITSTQRGRKLFTSKKHVARWYDAISSRPSWQQVVKMQSEHPGTFE